Proteins encoded together in one Ipomoea triloba cultivar NCNSP0323 chromosome 4, ASM357664v1 window:
- the LOC116014953 gene encoding uncharacterized protein LOC116014953 yields the protein MLNSIQFRVTNNRTTFSLLLPLPALPPPFFSHAESSLHCPYPFPTSSLLSSSLPHIPPPSPILHPLRFSSCRRFCSSTMPSGDFIISPFELASEFDFDRVVSSDGLVSICGFGSLLSERSARSTFPDLINFRVAKLSGFRRVFAHVAPIFFERAIARPDTKEISSLSVEHCEGETLIISKFEIPKSEIPAFIEREHEFRFLAVTPETLNGLFYTNPAVLCARYTDEEYLKNRCKGDREIYFQRYGKYNIDKIWRDDILPCRVYLRHCVLAAANLGEVANNNFLDHTYLGDRKTTIREYLATTGSGIMEEEPPEVLKERYGG from the exons ATGCTTAATTCCATTCAATTCCGGGTCACCAACAATCGTACTACTTTTTCTTTACTGCTGCCCCTGCCCGCTCTTCCTCCTCCATTCTTTTCACATGCCGAATCTTCCCTCCACTGCCCTTACCCTTTCCCTACTtcttctctcctctcctcttctcTCCCCCACATTCCTCCTCCTTCGCCTATTCTCCATCCGCTTCGCTTCTCCTCTTGCCGCCGTTTCTGTTCCTCCACCATGCCTTCCGGCGACTTCATCATCTCTCCTTTTGAGCTCGCTTCCGAGTTCGACTTCGATCGCGTCGTCTCCTCCGACGGACTCGTCTCCATCTGCGGCTTCGGTTCCCTCCTCTCAG AGAGGAGTGCTCGAAGTACGTTTCCCGATCTGATAAATTTCAGAGTTGCCAAATTGAGTGGATTCCGTAGGGTTTTCGCACACGTAGCGCCTATCTTCTTCGAGCGTGCCATTGCTCGACCTGACACCAAG GAAATATCAAGCTTGAGTGTGGAGCATTGTGAAGGCGAAACCCTCATAATTTCTAAATTTGAAATTCCAAAATCAGAG ATTCCAGCCTTTATAGAAAGGGAGCATGAATTTCGGTTTCTTGCT GTCACTCCTGAAACATTGAATGGATTATTTTACACAAATCCTGCG GTACTGTGTGCACGTTATACTGATGAGGAGTATTTGAAGAATAGATGTAAAG GAGACCGAGAGATCTACTTTCAGAGATATGGGAAATATAACATCGACAAGATTTGGCGAGATGATATTTTACCCTGCCGTGTTTATCTACGCCATTG TGTTCTGGCAGCAGCAAATCTTGGTGAGGTGGCAAACAATAATTTTCTAGATCACACATACCTCGGAGATCGGAAAACAACCATCCGTGAGTATCTTGCAACAACTGGTTCCGGCATCATGGAAGAGGAGCCACCCGAAGTTTTAAAAGAGAGATATGGCGGTTAA
- the LOC116014692 gene encoding pumilio homolog 24 — MAAKGEQSKKRKHVSHPKGDATKSNPKKLKSASGNPKDGPKKPFISSKQGAKLKQKEAKPRAQTDNAESKRESRLRAKELTEARKKKRKRHYTLEQELTKLWEKMRQRNISKEDRSRLVTEALNKMQGKIPEVASSHVSSRVLQTCVKHCTVEERNAVFQELRPNFITLACNTYSVHLVTKMLDNASKEQLAKFISSLHGHVASLLRQMVGSLVIEHAYQLGNSAQKQALLMELYSSEIQMFKDLLSVKETRVVDVISKLQLQKSSVLRHMTAVLQPILEKGILDHSIIHKALMEFLSITDQSSAADVIQQLSSADLVRMMHTKDGSRIAMLCIKHGSAKDRKKIIKGMKGKIEKIAHDKYGCMVLVCILSTVDDTKLLSKIIIRELEGILKEIVLDQNARRPLLQLLHPLCSRYFSPDDLDSMNLSIPSLLRGPSEVDEAEPLGVDEEDEIDAGVANSDKTKSPPKVQHLNEGGKKDPLRRRQELLVDSGLAEKLINVCLEMTGELLRSNFGKDVIFEVASGGADGILHPTLDEKLGALHGAIASLASQPKLEESEEEHLLEQYHSSRTIRKLVLECPAFACKLYENALKGKCATWVQGHSSKVVSALWETSDPAVRELIKEEMQPLVDNGVLKVAQEKETTKAGRKQ; from the exons ATGGCCGCGAAAGGAGAGCAATCGAAGAAGAGAAAACACGTCTCCCACCCGAAAGGAGACGCTACTAAATCGAATCCTAAGAAACTGAAATCAGCTTCCGGCAACCCGAAGGATGGTCCGAAGAAGCCTTTCATATCGTCCAAGCAAGGGGCGAAACTGAAACAAAAAGAAGCTAAGCCTCGAGCTCAGACAGACAATGCGGAATCGAAGCGGGAGAGCCGGTTACGCGCTAAG gaACTAACTGAagctaggaagaagaagaggaagaggcATTATACATTAGAACAA GAGCTTACAAAATTATGGGAGAAGATGAGACAGAGAAATATTTCGAAAGAAGATAGATCCAG GTTGGTGACTGAAGCTCTGAACAAGATGCAAGGGAAAATCCCTGAAGTTGCTAGCTCACATGTTTCTTCTCGTGTTCTCCAG ACTTGTGTAAAGCATTGCACCGTAGAGGAAAGGAATGCTGTGTTTCAAGAGCTCCGCCCTAACTTTATTACACTTGCCTGCAACACATATTCAGTCCATCTGGTGACAAAGATGTTAGACAATG CATCCAAAGAACAGCTGGCAAAATTTATCTCGTCTCTTCATGGGCATGTTGCCTCTCTTCTTCGTCAGATGGTTGGTTCGCTGG TTATTGAGCATGCATATCAATTGGGAAATTCAGCTCAGAAGCAAGCTCTTCTAATGGAACTCTATTCGTCTGAAATTCAGATGTTCAAGGATTTACTCTCAGTTAAGGAAACAAG GGTTGTAGATGTCATTTCCAAGCTACAGCTACAAAAATCTTCAGTCTTACGTCATATGACAGCTGTGCTTCAGCCTATTCTGGAGAAGGGAATCCTTGACCACTCTATCATACACAAGGCACTGATGGAGTTTTTAAGCATCACTGATCAG TCTTCTGCTGCAGATGTTATTCAACAGTTATCAAGTGCAGACCTTGTCCGGATGATGCACACAAAGGATGGATCCAGGATTGCAATGCTTTGTATCAAGCATGGGAGTGCAAAG GATAGGAAGAAAATCATCAAAGGTATGAAAGGCAAAATTGAGAAGATTGCTCATGATAAATATGGTTGTATG GTGCTTGTGTGCATACTTTCAACTGTTGATGACACGAAACTTCTATCAAAG ATCATTATCCGTGAGCTTGAGGGGATTCTGAAGGAAATTGTTTTGGATCAG AATGCAAGGCGACCACTGTTGCAGCTACTTCATCCCCTCTGTTCTCGCTATTTTAGTCCAGATGATTTGGACTCAATGAATTTATCAATTCCTTCACTCCTCAGG GGACCGTCAGAGGTGGATGAAGCAGAGCCTTTGGGtgtagatgaagaagatgaaattgatGCAGGTGTGGCCAACTCTGATAAAACTAAAAGTCCACCAAAAGTTCAACATTTAAATGAGGGTGGGAAAAAAGATCCTTTAAGGAGGAGGCAAGAGTTGTTGGTTGATAGTGGACTTGCTGAG AAACTCATCAATGTGTGCTTGGAGATGACAGGAGAATTACTTAGATCCAATTTTGGTAAAGATGTCATATTTGAG GTTGCATCTGGAGGTGCTGATGGAATTCTCCATCCCACTCTGGATGAAAAGTTGGGTGCCTTGCACGGAGCTATAGCATCCCTCGCTTCACAGCCTAAATTAGAAGAGTCAGAAGAGGAGCATCTCCTTGAACAGTACCATTCTAGTAGGACTATAAGAAAACTGGTCCTAGAGTGCCCTGCCTTCGCTTGTAAGTTATACGAGAAcgctttaaaaggaaaatgtgCAACGTGGGTGCAAGGCCACAG TTCGAAGGTGGTAAGTGCGCTGTGGGAAACCTCGGATCCTGCTGTACGGGAGTTGATCAAGGAAGAGATGCAGCCATTGGTAGATAATGGTGTTCTCAAGGTAGCTCAAGAAAAGGAAACCACTAAAGCAGGACGCAAACAATAA